Within Hyla sarda isolate aHylSar1 chromosome 7, aHylSar1.hap1, whole genome shotgun sequence, the genomic segment agggataggaggggtggcatccctaccacctcactcctatgccttcagggggaacgGGGCTGTCTTgtcagccccgatcccccttattttcctggtcaccaggtcactggagcCCATAGGACCCGGAATTGTTGCAGATCgctatcgctgacatggggggcggggagggggggtctcaggactacCCCAGGTGTTGGCATGGGATGACccctgaacaatttcagcaggcatcctgttccgtTCAACGCCCTGTTACCGGCGGTGAACAGAAACGCtgaagtcccaggatgcccttggtcttggtggggttaaaaggtcaaaagattaaaatacaTAAACTGAGAAGACAttgtgaagtacggggatatacaCGGCAGGCCtggagtaatatttttttttaaaagatgtttttatgtacttgatgtatttctaggtgtatattaatataaatatatatatacaaatcaaaCATTTtagcagtctcttgtaatacctttttgattggactaacagaattttgtagagacaagctttcaggattcctccctttatcaagtccaatagtcaaggactaatgatcaatgGACTtgataaattatcagggaggaatcccgaaagcttgtctctagaacattctgttagtccaataaaaaaggtattacaatctgcatcactggactaatacggctactcacatttactacacagatatacacatacctgaagatggtttagaaccctgtgatgtcacacatgcttgtgatgatgtcaccgtaagctgtacaaggaggtgcgcgccggccgcagtctcttcagtgtgttttgcattcacaacctgtggtgcaaagtgtttcttagagagtttctatttgcgatagagaattcaagattttgaccgttccttgtctgaagagagaaccacaaggtaagtctcagcctcttctattcatatatACACAGGGCATTTTGTTTGTCAGGTTTTTctttcttgttgtttttttttttttagcaaaaaaacaagcaatgaatttccaaaagaaataacaaaagttatatttctcatagcattgtgataatacttggcttaggcattaaacatattaaaacgcacagatagtatcatgaccagagcttccTCTTGCAAAAGTGCTAAAATGCAATTacgcccaaaaaagcccccaagaaaatgAGTCCTAATTCAtaaagttctaaaagatataagtctatgagaaagatttggtggtgtagtaaaagaatgacagaaagattagggcagaagtataatagtatataatagtattctgtgtactaacaatagaagtactccgggtactccgaaagggaaaatgttttcatatcaactattGGCAAAAAGTCATATAGGgtacggatagatcccaatgaggtggggtaggttcattattagtaaatgtatatagcaggatagcccaattgtatctacagtatgaagttcccatgacccagtgaccatacagccaagcccttataatccgccattactaggacagattcagggttgtcagatattactaggaccggacaggttcagggttatcagatattactaggaccggacaggttcagggttatcagatattactaggaccggacaggttcagggatatcagatattactaggaccggacagcttCAGGGTTATccgatattactaggaccggacagcttcagggttatcagatattactaggaccggacaggttcagggttatcagatattactaggaccggacaggttcagggttatcagatattactaggaccggacaggttcaggattatcagatattactaggaccggacaggttcagggttatcagatattactaggaccggacaggttcagggttatcagatattactaggaccggacaggttcagggttatcagatattactaggaccggacaggttcagggttatcagatattattaggactggacaggttcagggtgatcagatattactaggactggacaggttcagggttatcagatattactaggaccggagaggttcagggttatcagatattactaggaccgtacaggttcagggttatcagatattactaggaccggacaggttcagggttatcagatattactaggactggacaggttcagggttatcagatattactaggaccggacaggttcagggttatcagatattactaggaccggacaggttcagggttatcagacattggtgaCCTCAGGGAAGAcatctccatataaaacacttatagagaagcgtcttcttctgaggctgcgatggtcttagtgttatcttggggttctgtgctggacatttctgctctgtatgaaggatctattgtataatgacaggaatgatgacatgttgtctaatgtcttcacttatctctctctctctagtgttttcaggctctgacctgtgaccatggcctctccacaagacccattgctgaaggaggaggaagaagcaatggaggaccatagtgatatggatgtagaaaagggcgatatccctgagaggcagaacctgccatctctaagcgtgatgtccaccgcacgttccatcatcaccgtagtgatcctcgcctttgttaatttgctcatctatgcaaatcgctccagcgtggcgggggtgctgccttatatacagaaagcatatgacaccaatgctagtctgtccggcttattgaatacattgttcattggaagctacgtgctggtcgcaccaattgccggatatttgggcgaccactgtaataagaaatatactgtttgcgcaggagtcatcgtttggctgagcatgacacttaccatgtcattcatccctgacgggtatttcctgctcttcctgctgacgagtgggctggttggagccggagaggcaactttctgcaccatcgccccctccatcattgcagacctttttacaagtgaccagcggacccgcatgctgaacgtgttttactccgtcatacctgtaggctgcggactaggatacatcatcgggcccaaagtgactgatgcagcaaggggtgattggcactgggcgtttcgggtcacccctggcctgggcctcatagctgtggctttgatgattttggtcacaaaggagcttccaagaacgactacaaacgagaagaagaacaacaaatctcagaagtttgccaaatgggcgacagatctgaaagaactatttaaaaatcgaagcttcatgttaacaaccatgggatcgacggctgtatccttcatagtgggagccataggtgtatggggtccgtcatacctgacccacgcacgaacactcctacaagagaaggacccctGCCGcactgaaccgtgtgactatcacgacatcctaatatttggtgtggttacagtcgtctccggcattctgggagttgtagcagggtcggagataagtaaaagatatcgcaaatccaacccacgggccgacccgcttgtgtgtggctgTGCGATGATGCTCtctgccccttttcttctgttggcattgactttcggcaacatcagcctcgttgccaccaacatcttcatcttcatcggagagacgcttctgtcagtaaatttcactctcatatctgacattatactaaaagtagtaactccgtggaggagatcttcagctctggccgtgcagatgacaatctatcacctcctaggtgacgccggcagcccgtacctcatcggcctgatatctgacacctacgaacgaggatatgccaaatcccctcttctgaaataccgcagcctggagtatgccctcatgacctccaccataatggcagtcatcggaggggccttcttcatggccacggccctatttatagagagggacgaaaaagaagcagagatggaatcagaacctccgtcatcctcctcctcctcactgcttcctgccgatgaggaccgcgcttcagactgaagaaaagtcattgcttacctttatctcgtttacttcattaaaaaaaaaattaagaaaaaaatttctGCATTTGTTCtgtgttccactttaccccttaaaAAATATTCTCTACCGACCCAACTGTGTCCAAACCCcaaatagaaaaatgtaaatctcCTCCCAAGACATAAAAAAGACTattaatgtgtgtatatgtacttgtgtatgtatatgtgtgtatgtgtttgtgcaaatgtgtgtatgtgtttgtgcatatgtgtgtatgtgtttgtgtacatGTGTttgtattagggctgcacgatatgtgtGATTGTatttatggaggtaaatattgtgatttcgatattataaacaaatggtgaaattccccctatttaaccccttaaggacaatggacgtactcctacgcccccgtttccgagtccttaaggactgaggacgtaggagtacgtcctgtccattcccggcccctcgccgctagccggaggggagccggtgcccgatgcctgcagaaatcgttcagcaggcatcgcggcatatcgcccaggggggtcattatgcccccccatgtcagcaatggccgcagatcgctggacaattcagtccagcgatctgcggcgattccgggtcaatcgggtctccagtgacccggtgacccggaattactggctgatcggggccgtcagagacggccccgaacagccagagcctgc encodes:
- the LOC130283250 gene encoding protein spinster homolog 1-like; this encodes MASPQDPLLKEEEEAMEDHSDMDVEKGDIPERQNLPSLSVMSTARSIITVVILAFVNLLIYANRSSVAGVLPYIQKAYDTNASLSGLLNTLFIGSYVLVAPIAGYLGDHCNKKYTVCAGVIVWLSMTLTMSFIPDGYFLLFLLTSGLVGAGEATFCTIAPSIIADLFTSDQRTRMLNVFYSVIPVGCGLGYIIGPKVTDAARGDWHWAFRVTPGLGLIAVALMILVTKELPRTTTNEKKNNKSQKFAKWATDLKELFKNRSFMLTTMGSTAVSFIVGAIGVWGPSYLTHARTLLQEKDPCRTEPCDYHDILIFGVVTVVSGILGVVAGSEISKRYRKSNPRADPLVCGCAMMLSAPFLLLALTFGNISLVATNIFIFIGETLLSVNFTLISDIILKVVTPWRRSSALAVQMTIYHLLGDAGSPYLIGLISDTYERGYAKSPLLKYRSLEYALMTSTIMAVIGGAFFMATALFIERDEKEAEMESEPPSSSSSSLLPADEDRASD